The Rhizobium sp. WSM4643 genome contains the following window.
GCGAGACCCCGGCTCAACTTGAAACCGCCCTGCGCGCCGCTTTGACACGGTTTGCTAAAAAATTTCCTGCGATATTAACAAATACCTACCGCTGGTAACCTTTCGTTTACGGGCATCGTTAATGATAGGCCCGATGATTTAAGGGTCGGTAAATGCCGCGGCATGAAATTCGAACCTTTTCATTGGCGAGTCGGATGAATCACTTAGCGCTGTTTCCTAATGTTAAAGTAGAGGGACGCCTTTTTGAGATTCCTATTGGAAAACAGAGAAATGGAAAAATTGTTTAATAAATTCGATACTCCTTGCCAGAGTGAATTAGAATTTGTTAACCATTTCGTGGCAGCTTTCAAATCACGTAGCGTGTTCGGTATCGTGTAGGGGGCCAGACCACCTTTCGGCGGCGGTAAAGGGGATAATTATGCGGGTACTTCTAATCGAGGATGACAGCGCGACGGCGCAGAGCATCGAGTTGATGCTGAAATCAGAGAGTTTCAATGTTTATACCACCGATCTCGGTGAAGAAGGCGTCGATCTGGGCAAGCTGTATGATTATGACATCATCCTTCTCGATCTGAACCTGCCCGACATGTCCGGATATGAGGTGCTTCGCACTCTCCGACTGTCCAAGGTCAAGACACCGATCCTCATTCTGTCGGGCATGGCCGGCATCGAAGACAAGGTTCGTGGCCTCGGCTTCGGCGCCGACGACTACATGACCAAGCCGTTCCACAAGGACGAGCTCGTCGCCCGTATCCACGCCATCGTCCGCCGCTCCAAGGGCCATGCCCAGTCGGTCATCATGACCGGCGAGTTGATCGTCAACCTCGATGCCAAGACTGTGGAAGTCGGCGGCCAGCGCGTCCATCTGACGGGCAAGGAATATCAGATGCTGGAGCTGCTTTCGCTCCGCAAGGGCACCACCCTCACCAAGGAAATGTTCTTGAACCACCTCTACGGCGGCATGGACGAGCCGGAACTGAAGATCATCGACGTCTTCATCTGCAAGCTCCGCAAAAAGCTCGCCAATGCTGCCGGCGGTGCCAACTACATCGAGACCGTCTGGGGCCGCGGTTACGTTCTTCGCGAGCCGGATGGTGCCGAATACGCCGAAACCGCCTGATATTTTTCCGATCCCCTTATCGGACAAACGAAGATCCCGCCTTTTCGGCGGGATTTTTCGTTTCTGCTTACGATGGGCGAGACTCACCTGATGTAGAGGATCTTAGGCTGGATCAGCCTGAAGTGCCCTGTATCTCGATGAAGAAAATAGAACTTGGCAGCCGTCGAACGTGCTTGCACTTTCGGCGTCATGCTCCAGGGACGCCGACATCGGCGGGGAAAGAGGCCGCGCCGGTCAGGCGGCGATCGCGCGGTTTCCGAAAACGGCGGTCAGGATCTTGCGATCGAACGGCTTCAGCAGAAAGTCGGTGGCACCGGCCCGTTTGCCTGCCATCAGCTTCTTCAGATCCGCCTCGACGACGCAGTAATAGATCTTGACCTCTTTGCCGCCCTCCATGGCGCGGATGGCGGCGATGAGGTCAAGCGCACCTTCCATGCCGGAATCGACGATCAGATATTCCGGCAGCTCCGCCTGGCAGCGCTGCAGCGCCTCGCCGGCGTTGGAAGCTTCGCTGACGAGAAAGTCGAGTTCGGAGAGAATGCGCTTGCCGACCTTGCGGACGATGTCCGAATTATCGGTGATCATGAACCTTTGCATGGCCGCTCCTTTGCCCCCGCATTCGTCGTAGCAAGAGGCCTCTTACAACCCTGGAGAATAGGTCCATCAGGCTAAGGAATCGTTACCGGACGAGCCCAGGCACGCGTCCGCGCTCCGAAATCAGGCTGCCGCGGCCACCGCCGTGAACACCAGTTCGTCGGCACTGGCGCTGTGCTCAAGCGTCATCCCGCACTCCTGCGCCAGAAGCACGGTGTAATAGGGCTGGATCGAATGGGCGTCGATCGCCTCCTCGATGGTGCCGGTCGATATCTCGACGAATTTCGGCGGCAAGCGCATCAGTTTGCCTTTGGCCGTGAGCCTGAACCTGGCATCGAACTCGGGATTTTCGAGCGTTACCTCGAGCACGCCGCCGCGCGGAATGGCGGAATAGGCAACGAGGAAGAGGTTGAGCAGCAGCTTGACACGGTTCTTGGCGACGATGGCGCGCGGTCCGTTCCAGATCACTTCGGTCTTCTTCTCGGCGACGGCGAAATCCTTGGCAGCGCGTTCGGCTTCGCCGGTGTCGATCGAGGCTCCGACGGAACCCGATGCGCCGAAGGCCAGGCGTGCAAACTTCAAGCGGACGGAAGCGTTGAGCGCGCTGGTGCGGATCAGGTCCATCGCATCGGAATCGGCGCCGCCTTCATCCAGGAGTTCCAGGCCGTTGTTGATTGCGCCGACGGGCGAGATAACATCGTGGCAAACGCGGCTGCAAAGAAGCGCGGCCAGATCCGGGCCAGACAGAGTAAGATTTGGGTTCTTGGACATCATCGTCTCCTGAGGGGCGGCAATTTCATCGCGCCCGGAATATGCTTCATCAAAATTGCGCGAAGTTTGCGATCGTACTCGGCGCCATAATGACACCATATTTGGTAAACCGATTGTTAAGATCATCGGGGCAAAATGCACCAATCGCCGCGAGCGGTTGCCCGCTCCAAGCCAAACGACGAACGGATGACACCATGCGCCTTCGATTTCCGCACCGATTCATCGGCTTCTTCAGGTTGCTTTCGGCCCTCGTCTTCTCCTCGCTGATGGTTGCCGGGCCGGCCACCGCCCAGGACAACGGCCAGTACACGATTCAGGAAATCGTCGACGCCGGCCACTCCTTCTTCGGTTCCGCCAGCGGCGGACTTGCCAAGGTCGTCGAGAGTGCGTTCCAGAAATACGGCCTGCCAAACGGATATATCCTCGGACAGGAAGGCGGCGGCGCCTTCATCGCCGGTCTTACCTATGGCGAAGGCCAGCTGAACACCAAGAACGCTGGTGAACATAATCTCTACTGGCAGGGACCTTCGCTCGGTCTCGATTACGGTGGCCAGGGCTCGCGCGTGATGATGCTGGTCTACGACCTGCCCTCCGTCAACGGCATCTATGCGCGCTTCGGCGGCGTCAGCGGCTCGGCCTATGTGATCGCCGGCTTCGGTATGACCTTGCTCAAGAACAACGACGTGCTGGTCGTGCCGATCCGCACCGGCGTCGGCGCCCGCCTGGGCATCAATGTCGGCTATCTCAAGATCACCCAGGCGCCGACCTGGAACCCTTTCTGAGGCCGCAAAGCCACCGGAATCTGCCGCCGCTCACACCGGCGGCCTTGCCATGCGTGTCATGCGTGCTTAATTATCGCGGCTGACGCCGTATCAACCTTCTTACCGATGGCCGCGCCGTGATCGAATATGCTCTTTTGTTCGGATTGGGCTTCCTGACCGCGGCCTTCCTTGTCTTTTTGGTCTCGCCCGCCGTTCACCGCCGCATTGTCTGGTATACCGAGAACCGGCTGAAAGCGACGATGCCGCTGAGCCCTCAGGAGGTTCGCGCCCAGAAGGATATGGTGCGTGCGCTCTACGCCGCCGAAAATGCCCGCACGGCCCAGGATCTTCTGCGTGAGCGCGAGAAATCCCTGTCGCTCCAGCTTCGTCATGACGCACTCGCCGTCGATGCCGGCAGGCTTGCCGCCGAGATCGGCGAATTGCAGACCCAGATCGGCGAGATGCATGTCGAGGCCGCCGACCAGCGCTCGCATCTGCGCAAGGACGAGAACTATATCAGCCAGTTGAAGACCAACCTGCATATTGCCGAGCAGTCCGCTGCCAGCAAGGAGAGCGAACTGGCGACGATGCGGACGCGGCTGAGCAAACTCGGTGAACAGGTCGATGGGCTGAGGATCGACCTGGCTGCGCGCGAAACCGAGGCAGAGAGCCTGAAATTCCGCGTCAACGCGCTGCGTGATGAACGCGATACCCTGCGTCAGGATGTCAACTTGCTGCAGAAGCGCGCCAAGGATGCCGAACAGAAACTGATGCAACAGCAGCATATGGTGATCCGCCTGGAGGATAAGGCCGCGCGCGAGAGCGCTTCCGCCACCGAAAAGGAAACTCTGGTCGTTCGCCGCCAGCAGGAGATCGCCAAATTGAAGGAGCAGTTGAAGGCCGCTAACGCAGAGATCCGCAAGGTCAACCGGGTATTGCGCGACGCCGGCCTTGCCGGCATGGTCGCGGAGCTGCCGGCGGAAATGATGGCCGAAGACACGACCGCATCCGCGCTCAACACCGCCGCCATGACGGCCGAGATGGCCGAGGATGTCCGCAAGCGCAGCGCCGCCCTTGCCGAGCGCCTGCAAAAGGCAAAGGCCGTAACCGGGCGCGATGGCGCGATCCGCGAGGAGATCGCCTCGATCGCCGCCAATATGGTGGCGCTGACCGCACTCAACGAGGGGCCTTCCTCGCCGATCCGCACGCTGCTCGCAGATGCCGCGGAAAAGAACCCCAACGATCGCGTCAGCCTTGCCGACAGAGCG
Protein-coding sequences here:
- the ctrA gene encoding response regulator transcription factor CtrA; amino-acid sequence: MRVLLIEDDSATAQSIELMLKSESFNVYTTDLGEEGVDLGKLYDYDIILLDLNLPDMSGYEVLRTLRLSKVKTPILILSGMAGIEDKVRGLGFGADDYMTKPFHKDELVARIHAIVRRSKGHAQSVIMTGELIVNLDAKTVEVGGQRVHLTGKEYQMLELLSLRKGTTLTKEMFLNHLYGGMDEPELKIIDVFICKLRKKLANAAGGANYIETVWGRGYVLREPDGAEYAETA
- a CDS encoding response regulator, whose product is MQRFMITDNSDIVRKVGKRILSELDFLVSEASNAGEALQRCQAELPEYLIVDSGMEGALDLIAAIRAMEGGKEVKIYYCVVEADLKKLMAGKRAGATDFLLKPFDRKILTAVFGNRAIAA
- the chpT gene encoding histidine phosphotransferase ChpT, with the translated sequence MSKNPNLTLSGPDLAALLCSRVCHDVISPVGAINNGLELLDEGGADSDAMDLIRTSALNASVRLKFARLAFGASGSVGASIDTGEAERAAKDFAVAEKKTEVIWNGPRAIVAKNRVKLLLNLFLVAYSAIPRGGVLEVTLENPEFDARFRLTAKGKLMRLPPKFVEISTGTIEEAIDAHSIQPYYTVLLAQECGMTLEHSASADELVFTAVAAAA
- a CDS encoding DUF1134 domain-containing protein, translating into MRLRFPHRFIGFFRLLSALVFSSLMVAGPATAQDNGQYTIQEIVDAGHSFFGSASGGLAKVVESAFQKYGLPNGYILGQEGGGAFIAGLTYGEGQLNTKNAGEHNLYWQGPSLGLDYGGQGSRVMMLVYDLPSVNGIYARFGGVSGSAYVIAGFGMTLLKNNDVLVVPIRTGVGARLGINVGYLKITQAPTWNPF